The Plectropomus leopardus isolate mb unplaced genomic scaffold, YSFRI_Pleo_2.0 unplaced_scaffold1356, whole genome shotgun sequence genome includes the window gagggagagaggggagagagggggaggcaCAGCAGTagtagaaacagatgcatgtcatatcaCAATAACGATCGGTGTGAAATCATTAAACACtctgatgatgttgagggtgtaAGTCAGTAAAAATGTCTCTCACCGATGTACTCCTTCATATCGATGAAACCATCTCCGTCCTTGTCGATGTCCTCCATCGTTTCCTGTCAACAAAACACAAGGTATCACTGGTGACATCACTGCGGTGACATCACTGCGGTGACATCACTGCGGTGACATCACTCTCACCTGCACCACAATGTCCCTCATGTGCTCGTGGTCCTCAGGATGGAGGAACGCAGTGAACTCCTCTCTGTCTGCGATCAGGTCGCCGTTTCTGTCAGCCACCCGGAAACGTCGCTCATCCCTCGCCATCATGTGACTGTAGTCGTACTCTGTGTCCACCTGAGGGTCCTCTGTGAGAatcaatccatccatcatcaAGCTATCAATTACTCAATAGATCAATCAATCCATCTGTCAGagcatccatccatcaatccatgtgactgattgattgatagtTATTGATTACCCAGGTAGCTGCCGTAGGTGACGTTCTTGTACTCGTCCCAGCTGATGTGGCCATCGTTGTTGAGGTCGAAGTCGCTCCACTGATGTTCCACGCTGTCAGAAATGTGTTTCCTCTGAGCCAGTTTGATCCAGTCCTTCAGCTCATCCTCAGAGACAAATCCGTCTTTGTTTGTGTCCATTTTGTCCACGATGAtgctacacagacacacacagacagacacacagacacacacagacacacacaaacacacacacacacttgggtGAATCTTCTTATTgataatcagtttattttcaggtgaaacCAGAAATATGATATTTAACGTTCACtctgagaaaatattttctgtctgctgcaggTTGTGATAATGTTGGACAGCAGCATGTGTCCACTTTGAGACAGCAGCATGTGTCCACTGTGAGACTGCAGCATGTGTCCACTGTGAGACTGCAGCATGTGTCCACTGTGAGACAGCAGCATGTGTCCccctttctgtttttacagttttggctgaagaattgtgtcattttggtcatttctaaAGACACACCACCACCAAAAAGGTTtgatacaaatacaaattagtaaaaagtctttaaatagagaaaaagaagctattatatagtatttatttaaaacgaaaaacaatctgaaacgtttaatgtttaaacaacaatcaccaatttaaaaaaaaggaaaaagaaaatggcttctaacctgcaacatgttttcttttaagatcGTCAAAACTCTAAGTTGGTAACAGTCTGGACAGTCCTGGAGGACAGTGTGGACAGTCCTGGAGGACAGGACGTCCCTGATGAAAAGCGGACTCCTATGGGTCGGCCGGTCTCAGATGAGCTCAGAGACATCGCCTTGAATCTCTGGATGATATTCTGGACTCTAGATGGTGAAATAGTGGGTGACAGTTTGTCCCCACAGCGTGTCCCACAGTGTCTGTCCTTCACTGAATACCTGAGCGTTTAGAGGAAACTCCCCTCAGACGCAGTCAGGACACTTTCACATGTTTACAAACTGTCCAGCTTGATTCCAACGTGCTGGAGACTCCAGATTGAGACAGAAATCAATAAAGTTTCTCAGTTTGAACGTTAACTCTTTGCTCTCTAAACTCAGACAGGATCTCTGATCTCtggatttgctttttttctctttcagtgtgtttgtagCTTCACACTAAAAGTGtgaaatcacctaaaataaaCTCTGAGTGCAGAGACTCGAACTGAACGAACCAGCTGATCAAGTTTAGATGTTTTCATTGGGAACCAGGAAATAAAACCAGCACAGTTCCAGTTCGCCTGCTCAGAAAAATCAACCCAACGCGTCTGCCGGCAGGAAGTGAAGGTACTGACCCGAGCCGACGCTTGCTCTCCTCCGGTGGGAGGTTGTCGAAGGCTTTGGCCTCGTCTTCGCCCAGGAAAGCTTCGTGGTCGTAGTCAGAGTTCTTGTTGTCATCGTGTTCGAGGTGGCTGAGCGGCTCATCGTGGACGCGACTCTTCCTGTCTGTGGGTTTACTGCTGCCGGAGACGACGCAGAGGACGAAACACATGAGCAGGGGACGGACCATCATCCTAACAAACCGACGGACAAGTCAGATCAATAACAGACTTATCAATAACCATCAAGAACCCATAAACATCAATGACCATAAACATCATTAACAATCAATCACCAATAGACATCAATGATCAAT containing:
- the LOC121963998 gene encoding calumenin-A-like, whose amino-acid sequence is MMVRPLLMCFVLCVVSGSSKPTDRKSRVHDEPLSHLEHDDNKNSDYDHEAFLGEDEAKAFDNLPPEESKRRLGIIVDKMDTNKDGFVSEDELKDWIKLAQRKHISDSVEHQWSDFDLNNDGHISWDEYKNVTYGSYLEDPQVDTEYDYSHMMARDERRFRVADRNGDLIADREEFTAFLHPEDHEHMRDIVVQETMEDIDKDGDGFIDMKEYIGERHFY